TCCTAGGATCGGCGACACCATGACGATGATCGAACTGGGCGACGTCAGCGAGCCCGCCGCACCCGGGCCGGAGGGTGCCGCGCCGTTCCGGCGCCGCACCCGGTCCCGGGCCGCGGCCGCGGTTCTCGCGGTGCTCTGCGCGATCGGCCTGACCGGCTCGGTGCGGCCCGGCCCGCCCACGGTCCGGCAGCTGTGGTCGATGCCGGTGCCCGACGGCGGATACCCGGACTACGTCGACGGGCAGGCGGTGCTGTTCCGGACCGAGCCGGGCGGAGCGGTGCTGACCGCCTACGACCTGGCCACCGGCAAGGTCCGCTGGGCCACCCCGATGGGACCCGAGCCGACCTGGACGATGCCGCGCGAGGCGGCCCACCGGCTCTACGTCGCCGATCACCTGAACACCCTGCTGGAGGACGGCAGCCCCGCGTTCTTCGCCTCGGCGACCGCGGCGCTGGACAGCCGCACCGGGGCGGTCAGCTGGCGGCACTCCGGCCAGATGATGGCCGGTGACGCGACGACCGCCCTCTTCGCCGACTGGGACGGCCGGGGCCGGATCGCCTCGCTGCACCTGGTCCGGGCCGCGGACGGGGTCCCGATCTGGGACCGCGCGATCGACCCGGCGCAGGCGCTGGTGGCCCCGGACTACCCCGCCGCGCCCGATCAGGTCGTCGCGGTCACCGCGGCCGGGACGCTCACCACGTTCCGGTACGCCGACGGCGAGCCGCTGGCCACCCGTCGGAGCAGCCCGCTCGCCCGCGAGCCCTGGATGGCGCTGATGACCGACGGCCGCCTCATCGACATCAGGTACGGCGCCGACCCCTCGGTGACCGCGTACCAGGCCGGCACCCTCACCGAGTTGTGGCACAGCTCCGGCCTGGGCCCGGACGTCAACGTGAACACCTGCGACCCGACGCTCTGCCTGGCCGACCGCGAGGTGCTGCACGTGCTCGACCCGCGGACCGGCGAGGAGCACTGGACGGCCCGGCAGACCGGCGCGGTGCCGATCGGCGCCGGCCGCCTGCTGGTCAACAGCAGCGGGATGAGCAACTCCCGGATCGTGGACGCGACGACCGGCCGGACCCTGACCGGCGTCGTCGACGGCACCGCGCTCTTCCCGCCCCGGGACGACGGCGCCCTGCTGGTGTTACGTCCATGGGGTTACCCGGACCTGCGAACGGCGGTCCTGCGACTGGACCCGGCCACCGGACGGACCACGCTGCTCGGCACGCTCCAGCGGCTGGCCGGCGACTGCCGGCCCGTCGGGCGTTACCTGACCTGCGTCGACGCCGACACCGTCCTGAGTGTCACTGACGTCGGCTGAGCTCGGTGTCCCCGGCCAGCCGGGCCTCCCGGTCGGCCGCGGCCAGCGCGTCCAGCACCCCGTCCAGCTCACCGCCGAGCACCAGGTCGAGGTTGTACGCCGTGTAGCCGATCCGGTGGTCGGTGATCCGGTTCTGCGGGAAGTTGTAGGTACGCACCCGCTCCGAACGGTCCACCGTCCGCACCTGCGCCTTGCGCGCGTCGCCGGCCGCCGCGTCCGCCGCCTCCTGGGCCTGCGCCAGCAGCCGGGAGCGCAGGATGCGCATCGCCGACTCCTTGTTCTGCAGCTGGCTCTTCTCGTTCTGGCAGCTCACCACGGTGTTGGTGGGCAGGTGCGTGATCCGCACGGCGGAGTCGGTGGTGTTCACCGACTGACCGCCCGGCCCGGACGACCGGTACACGTCGATCCGCAGGTCGCCGGGCTCGATCTGGACCTCCACGTCCTCCGCCTCGGGCAGCACCAGCACACCGGCCGCCGAGGTGTGGATCCGGCCCTGCGACTCGGTGACCGGGACGCGCTGCACCCGGTGCACGCCGCCCTCCCACTTCATCCGGGACCAGACGCCGTGGCCGCCCTCCGGCAGGCCCTTGGTCTTCACCGCTACCGAGATGTCCTTGACGCCGCCCAGGTCCGACTCCTGCGAGTCGATCACCTCGACCACCCAGCCGCGGCGCTCCGCGTACCTGGTGTACATCCGCAGCAGGTCGCCGGCGAACAGCGCGGACTCCTGGCCGCCCTCGCCCGCCTTGATCTCGATGATCACGTCCTTGGCGTCGCTGGGGTCGCGCGGCATCAGCATCTCGCCGAGCTTCTCCTCCAGCGCCGGGAGGGTGGCGGCGACCGCCTCGGCCTCACCGGCGAACGCCGGGTCCTCGGCCGCCAGCTCCCGGGCGGCGGCCAGGTCCTCGCGGGCGGCCTCCAGCTCGGCGTGCGCCGAGTAGATCGGCGCCAGCTCGGCGAAGCGCCGGCCGACCCGCCGGACCAGCGCCTGGTCGGCGTGGATCGACGGATCCTCCATCCGCTTCTCCAGGTCCGCGTACTCGGCGAGAAGCATGTTCAAACGGTCGTTGCTCATCGATCTCTCCAAGGTCTGCGGAAAAGCTGCCCCATGCGAACGGCGCCCGCCCCGGTTTCCCGGGACGGGCGCCGTTGAAGCAGTTACTTCTTCTTCGCGGCGTTGACCTTGGCGTACTTCGCCTGGAACTTCGCGACCCGGCCCGCGGTGTCGAGGACGCGCTGCTTGCCGGTGTAGAACGGGTGGCAGGCGCTGCAGGTCTCGACGCGGATCTCGCCGCCCTTGGCGGTGCTGCGGGTGCTGAAGGTGCTGCCGCAGGAGCAGATGACCTCGGTGGTCGTGTACTCCGGGTGAATGCCGCTCTTCATGTCTTCTCGGTCCCTCTCGATGGTGCGGGTCGCCGGGTCGCCCTGTGATGAGTGAGGACGGGAACCGGAACCCTTGCTGGCCGATGTACCAGTCTGCCAGATCCCGGTAGCCACCGGAAATCAGGAGGTGCAACTGGTTTCGCCATCGATAACGTGAGCGCCCTTCCCGGAATTCCCACCCCTGAAAGGCGCTCTGGCGATGACGCTCCTGCACGATGTCGTCGATCCGGTCATGCTGGCCGAAGCGGTCGGCAACGGGCTGATCCGGACGCAGCGCCACCCGCGCCTGCCGTTCACGATCTACAACTACACCGAGGCCTGTCAGTACAGCGGGGCGTGGACGCCGGTCACGCTCGCCTGCCGGGGCCTGATCGTGGACGCCGCCGGGCGCGTCGCCGCCCGGCCGCTGCGGAAGTTCTTCAACCACACCGAGCCGCAGGCGCCGGCCCTGGACGCCACCGCGAAGGTCACGGTGACCGACAAGGCGGACGGCAGCCTCGGCGTGATCTATCACGACGGCTCCGGCTACGCCGTCGCCACCAGGGGATCTTTCGCGTCCGACCAGGCGATCCATGCGACGGACATGTTGCGTACGCGATACCCGTCGTTCGTGCCACCGGCGGGCCTGACCGTGCTCGTCGAGATCATCTACCCGGGCAACCGGATCGTCGTGGACTACCGGGGGCTCGACGACCTGGTGCTGCTCGGCGCGGTGGAGATCGTCACCGGGCGCTCGCACGGGCCGGACGCCGTGCCCGGCTGGCCGGGTCCGGTGGTCGAGACGTTCGGTTACGCGACACTGGCCGAGGCGCTCGCCGCGCCGCCGCGCGACGGGCGGGAGGGCCTGGTCGTGCACTTCACCGACGCCGACCAGCGAGTGAAGATCAAGTACCCGGACTACGTACGGCTGCACCGCCTGGTGACCGGGCTGACGCCCCGTACCGTATGGGCGGTCCTGGCGACCGGCGGCGACCTGGACGTGCTGCTGGAGCCGTTGCCGGACGAGTTCCACGCCTGGGCCCGCGGGGTGGCCGCGGAGTTGACCGCCGAGGTCGACGCGCGTGCCGCTGCCGTCGAGGCGGCCTTCGCGGAGATCGTCGGCGGGCTGCCGGACGGGTGGGGCCGCAAGGAGTTCGCGCTCGCCGCGGTGCGCAGCCCGCACCGGGGTGAGCTGTTCCAGCGCCTGGACGGTCACGACTACCGTCCGGGCTTGTGGCAGCGGGTCCGGCCGTCGGCCGACCGGCCCGCTGCCGGAGGAGCCGGGGAATGACACGACTGTTGATCACGCGGGGCCTGCCCGCGTCCGGGAAGACCACGTTCGCCCGCAAGCTGCAGCCGGGCGTGGTCCGGGTCAACCGGGACGACCTGCGCCGGATGCTGCACGGCGAGCGCCTCTTCACCCAGTGGGCGGAGGCGCAGGTGACGCACGCGCAGCGGGCCACCGTCGAGGCGCTGCTGCGCGCCCGGGCGAGTGTCGTCGTCGACGACACCAACCTGCGGGCCAAGGTGGTCCGCGAGTGGGCCGAGATGGCCGCCCGGTTCGGCGCGTCGTTCGAGGTGCACGACTTCACCGACGTCCCGCTGGCGGAGTGCCTGCGGCGGGACGCCGACCGGCCGGAGGGCGACCGGGTCGGCGAGGGGGCCATCCGCCGGATGCACGAGCGCTACCTGGCCGGCCGGAACGTGCCGCTGCCGGTCCCGTTCGTCGACCCGGGCGGGCCGGGGCTGGTGTACGAGCCGGATCCGGAGCTGCCACCGGTGGTGCTCGTCGACATCGACGGGACCGTCGCGCTGATGACCGGGCGGAGTCCGTACGACTGGAGCCGGGTCGGCGAGGACGCCCCGAACCCGGCGGTGATCGCGGCGGTCCGGGCGATGCACGCGGCCGGGCACGCCATCGTCTTCTGCTCGGGCCGGGACGCGGTGTGCCGGGAGGAGACGGAGGCGTGGCTGGAGTTGTTCGTCGGGGTGCCGTACGAAGCCCTGTTCATGCGCCCGGAGGGCGACAGCCGCAAGGACGCGGTGGTCAAGCGTGAGATCTTCGACCAGGAGATCCGGGACCGCTGGCGGGTCGTCGGGGTGTTCGACGACCGCCGGCAGGTGGTACGCATGTGGCGTGCGCTCGGCCTGACGGTGTTCCAGGTGGCGGAGGGGGACTTCTAGAGGTGAGGAAGTATCCGCGGACGTTCCATCTACCCGATTCCCCGGGTGCCTCGGCCGACGACCGGATCCAGCCGGACCTGTCGTGGCTGGACGGCGAGCTCGTGGTGACCGAGAAGATGGACGGCGGGAACCTCACCTTCACCCGGGACGCGATGTACGCGCGCTCGGTCGACTCCGGCACCCAGCCCTGGGACCGGCCGGCCAAGGCGCTGTGGGCGATGACGTCCTGGAAGATCCCGGACGGCTGGCGGGTCTGCGGCGAGTCCATGTGGGCCCGCCGCAGCGTCGCCTACACCGACCTGCCCGGGGTGTTCCTGGTCTTCGGCATCTGGGACGAGACCGACACGCTGCTGGGCTGGGACGACACCGTGGACTGGGCGCGCCGGCTGGAGCTGCCGATGGTCCCGGTGCTGTATCGCGGGGGCAGCCTCTCCGAGGCCCGCGCGGCCTGGGCGGCGCAGCGCGGCGCGGACGACTCGGAGGGGTTCGTGGTCCGGGCGGCCGGGCGCATCCCGGTCGCCGAGTTCCCGGTGAAGGTGCTGAAATGGGTTCGCGCGGACCACGTCCGCACCGAGGCGTCCTGGCGCCACCGCGACGATTTCGCGGTGAACGAGTTCGCCTAGGCCGGCGGCCACTGGGCGGCCAGCGCGGCCCACCAGGCCTCCGACTCGGCCAGCGTGGTGGCGCGGAACGATGCGGCCCGCGGTTCGCCGTTCAGCCAGCAGATCTCGTAGCCGGAGTCCTCCTTGTCGA
This window of the Actinoplanes oblitus genome carries:
- a CDS encoding outer membrane protein assembly factor BamB family protein, with the translated sequence MTMIELGDVSEPAAPGPEGAAPFRRRTRSRAAAAVLAVLCAIGLTGSVRPGPPTVRQLWSMPVPDGGYPDYVDGQAVLFRTEPGGAVLTAYDLATGKVRWATPMGPEPTWTMPREAAHRLYVADHLNTLLEDGSPAFFASATAALDSRTGAVSWRHSGQMMAGDATTALFADWDGRGRIASLHLVRAADGVPIWDRAIDPAQALVAPDYPAAPDQVVAVTAAGTLTTFRYADGEPLATRRSSPLAREPWMALMTDGRLIDIRYGADPSVTAYQAGTLTELWHSSGLGPDVNVNTCDPTLCLADREVLHVLDPRTGEEHWTARQTGAVPIGAGRLLVNSSGMSNSRIVDATTGRTLTGVVDGTALFPPRDDGALLVLRPWGYPDLRTAVLRLDPATGRTTLLGTLQRLAGDCRPVGRYLTCVDADTVLSVTDVG
- the prfA gene encoding peptide chain release factor 1 produces the protein MSNDRLNMLLAEYADLEKRMEDPSIHADQALVRRVGRRFAELAPIYSAHAELEAAREDLAAARELAAEDPAFAGEAEAVAATLPALEEKLGEMLMPRDPSDAKDVIIEIKAGEGGQESALFAGDLLRMYTRYAERRGWVVEVIDSQESDLGGVKDISVAVKTKGLPEGGHGVWSRMKWEGGVHRVQRVPVTESQGRIHTSAAGVLVLPEAEDVEVQIEPGDLRIDVYRSSGPGGQSVNTTDSAVRITHLPTNTVVSCQNEKSQLQNKESAMRILRSRLLAQAQEAADAAAGDARKAQVRTVDRSERVRTYNFPQNRITDHRIGYTAYNLDLVLGGELDGVLDALAAADREARLAGDTELSRRQ
- the rpmE gene encoding 50S ribosomal protein L31; the encoded protein is MKSGIHPEYTTTEVICSCGSTFSTRSTAKGGEIRVETCSACHPFYTGKQRVLDTAGRVAKFQAKYAKVNAAKKK
- a CDS encoding RNA ligase, producing MTLLHDVVDPVMLAEAVGNGLIRTQRHPRLPFTIYNYTEACQYSGAWTPVTLACRGLIVDAAGRVAARPLRKFFNHTEPQAPALDATAKVTVTDKADGSLGVIYHDGSGYAVATRGSFASDQAIHATDMLRTRYPSFVPPAGLTVLVEIIYPGNRIVVDYRGLDDLVLLGAVEIVTGRSHGPDAVPGWPGPVVETFGYATLAEALAAPPRDGREGLVVHFTDADQRVKIKYPDYVRLHRLVTGLTPRTVWAVLATGGDLDVLLEPLPDEFHAWARGVAAELTAEVDARAAAVEAAFAEIVGGLPDGWGRKEFALAAVRSPHRGELFQRLDGHDYRPGLWQRVRPSADRPAAGGAGE
- a CDS encoding phosphatase domain-containing protein, with translation MTRLLITRGLPASGKTTFARKLQPGVVRVNRDDLRRMLHGERLFTQWAEAQVTHAQRATVEALLRARASVVVDDTNLRAKVVREWAEMAARFGASFEVHDFTDVPLAECLRRDADRPEGDRVGEGAIRRMHERYLAGRNVPLPVPFVDPGGPGLVYEPDPELPPVVLVDIDGTVALMTGRSPYDWSRVGEDAPNPAVIAAVRAMHAAGHAIVFCSGRDAVCREETEAWLELFVGVPYEALFMRPEGDSRKDAVVKREIFDQEIRDRWRVVGVFDDRRQVVRMWRALGLTVFQVAEGDF
- a CDS encoding RNA ligase family protein, translated to MRKYPRTFHLPDSPGASADDRIQPDLSWLDGELVVTEKMDGGNLTFTRDAMYARSVDSGTQPWDRPAKALWAMTSWKIPDGWRVCGESMWARRSVAYTDLPGVFLVFGIWDETDTLLGWDDTVDWARRLELPMVPVLYRGGSLSEARAAWAAQRGADDSEGFVVRAAGRIPVAEFPVKVLKWVRADHVRTEASWRHRDDFAVNEFA